The genomic DNA GTGGGATATAGCCTAACGGCTAGCCCTTCGAACCCCGAAAGAGCAGCGAGGGACTGAAGAAAGTCAACGCCGTTACTCACCCATTCAGCTACCTGCAGGCCGGGCTTATAGTGATCTGTTGTGATCGCCACATATGAATCAGTGGTAGAATTAGCTCCCTGTACCTTGTATGTTCCTGCATAAGTCGCGTTGGCCTCTTGTTGGGCGGCCTTGTCAAATGCAGGAGAGAGCCGGTCGATGATCAGGTCTGCTAGGCCCCAAACATTTGTTAGAGGGTTCGTCGGGAGGTCAGCAGCTGTAATTGAAAAACCAATGTCATACTCCGGAATGAGCGCGATGATATCGGCGTATGCTCCCAGGTTTCCGGATTTACTGTAGACATCGATGACATGGTTAGGTCGGTTTGGTAACTCATAGCGGAAGATCTCCCAGGGGGCCCCGACGGAGGTTTTGAAGCTGGTGGTGTGGCTCAATGGTTTGAGCCAGTGACGGGCTAAGGTTGACGAGAGGTTCAGTGCTGAGGATCTAGAAAGGGACTGAAGGATGGAACGACCAATGACGGCAAGATCATGCGCACTCGAGTATGCACCTCCAAATCTAGGATCTTGTCAGCTTCTGTCAGTGATACGGATGTAGTGTAGCTTACGCGtcgccatcaccaagatCAAAGTCCCACACACTGACCGTCTCATTAACCGGAATGATACCAACGCTGGCGTTCCCCGGGGCGAGCAAGCTTGTTGAGTTGAGATTGAGAGGCTTGACTATGCTGTTCTGGAACATGGACGGAAAGTCGGTTCCAGTGATGTTTTCCATCGCGTAACGCAAAAGCTGGTAGGCTGCATTGGAGTAGGCGGCTGTGGTACCTGGAGCAAACGTTGGATCTTCGCTGACGATGCCGCTGAGGAATGCTTTCGTGCCATGTCAGCAATTGGAAAAGGATTATAATCTATCACTTTACCGCACCTTCTCTGTCGCACGGGTTGGCCCCATTAACAGCTTCACCCTGGCTGCATATTGGGATATCCTTGGCCGGAACTGCGGGAAGGCCCATGGCCATCATTTGCTCGTTGCTATATTCTCCGGCCAGATCTTCAAATGCGTCTATATGGACAGTTGTTATGTTTCTGCTACACAAATCTCAAAAATAGGAACCACATACAATCATGGGGCACACCACTCAGCTGTGCCGCCAAATCACCGAGAGTGACCTCCCTCCATTGAAGACGAGAGCTTTGGTTACGAGCCAATATATCTAGCTCTGGAATGAAATCTGTAATTGGATGGTTCCAGTGAGTATATCCGTCATGTGCCAGCAAGGTCAACACCGTAATGAGTTTCGAAATGCTTGCAACCCGATAAACGCTATCGAGTGCCGTCTTTTCTGCTCCAGCACCCGGTTTTGGACTGTAGGTTGGCGAGGTGTAGATGTACTCGTATATAGAGTCCTCCGtgtgagaagagaagact from Aspergillus oryzae RIB40 DNA, chromosome 7 includes the following:
- a CDS encoding serine hydrolase domain-containing protein (predicted protein), with protein sequence MLLLRSVRAHQLLQLVSFLLFTLVYGEDSCPLQTPLYPPPRNLLSRQDVKSASKSLSQTIEEALTTGITDLGSLPLNTTTFAVKVFSSHTEDSIYEYIYTSPTYSPKPGAGAEKTALDSVYRVASISKLITVLTLLAHDGYTHWNHPITDFIPELDILARNQSSRLQWREVTLGDLAAQLSGVPHDSFLSGIVSEDPTFAPGTTAAYSNAAYQLLRYAMENITGTDFPSMFQNSIVKPLNLNSTSLLAPGNASVGIIPVNETVSVWDFDLGDGDAFGGAYSSAHDLAVIGRSILQSLSRSSALNLSSTLARHWLKPLSHTTSFKTSVGAPWEIFRYELPNRPNHVIDVYSKSGNLGAYADIIALIPEYDIGFSITAADLPTNPLTNVWGLADLIIDRLSPAFDKAAQQEANATYAGTYKVQGANSTTDSYVAITTDHYKPGLQVAEWVSNGVDFLQSLAALSGFEGLAVRLYPTGIEETVPGESSKRVFFRSTFDYDTSGQSKGVISACQSWLNVDGSRIGNIGVDEWVFTLENGQASSAEPRILRKRLRRL